The following are encoded together in the Cervus elaphus chromosome 23, mCerEla1.1, whole genome shotgun sequence genome:
- the ZFP64 gene encoding zinc finger protein 64 isoform X4 — MSRRKQARPQHLSSEQPQPAIREFAEAAREAEGEPASELDNDAPTPPCPSADSSDVQKAPVAALPPESKEPTATLGERTFNCCYPGCHFKTVHGMKDLDRHLRIHTGDKPHKCEFCAKCFSRKDNLTMHMRCHTSVKPHKCHLCDYAAVDSSSLKKHLRIHSDERPYKCQLCPYASRNSSQLTVHLRSHTGDTPFQCWLCSAKFKISSDLKRHMIVHSGEKPFKCEFCDVRCTMKANLKSHVRIKHTFKCLHCAFQGRDRADLLEHSRLHRAEHPEKCPECSYSCSTKAALRVHSRVHCPDRPFKCGLCSFDTKRPSSLAKHVDKAHRDEARTENRAPPGREAPPVAKIVTHRAFRCETCGAAFVRDDSLRCHRKQHSDPGEHRSAGLVTFPPESGAPGQLGALVSVGQLEAPLESSQCL, encoded by the exons ATGTCGCGGCGCAAGCAGGCCAGGCCCCAGCATCTCAGCTCCGAGCAGCCGCAGCCGGCGATCCGGGAGTTCGCCGAGGCGGCCCGGGAGGCGGAGGGGGAGCCGG CTTCGGAACTAGATAATGACGCTCCCACACCACCTTGTCCCTCCGCTGACAGCAGTGATGTCCAGAAAGCCCCTGTTGCGGCTCTTCCCCCCGAGTCAAAGGAACCAACAGCGACCCTTGGGGAGAGGACCTTCAACTGCTGCTATCCAG gtTGCCACTTCAAAACTGTCCATGGCATGAAAGATCTGGACCGCCACCTAAGAATCCACACGG GAGACAAGCCGCACAAGTGTGAGTTCTGTGCCAAGTGCTTCAGCCGCAAGGACAACCTGACCATGCACATGCGCTGCCACACCAGCGTGAAGCCCCACAAGTGCCACCTCTGCGACTACGCGGCCGTGGACAGCAGCAGCCTCAAGAAGCACCTGCGCATCCACTCGGACGAGCGGCCCTACAAGTGCCAGCTCTGCCCCTACGCCAGCCGCAACTCCAGCCAGCTCACCGTGCACCTGCGCTCCCACACCG GGGACACCCCCTTCCAGTGCTGGCTCTGTAGCGCCAAGTTCAAAATCAGCTCGGACTTGAAAAGGCACATGATCGTGCACTCGGGGGAGAAGCCGTTCAAGTGCGAATTCTGCGACGTCCGCTGCACCATGAAGGCGAACCTGAAGTCGCACGTGCGCATCAAGCACACCTTCAAGTGCCTGCACTGCGCCTTCCAGGGCCGGGACCGGGCCGACCTTCTGGAGCACAGCCGGCTGCACCGGGCCGAGCACCCCGAGAAGTGCCCCGAGTGCAGCTACTCCTGCTCGACCAAGGCCGCCCTGCGCGTCCACAGCCGCGTGCACTGCCCCGACCGGCCCTTCAAGTGCGGCCTCTGCAGCTTCGACACCAAGCGGCCCAGCAGCCTGGCCAAGCACGTCGACAAGGCGCACCGGGACGAGGCCCGGACGGAGAACCGCGCCCCGCCGGGGCGGGAGGCGCCGCCCGTGGCCAAGATCGTGACGCACAGGGCCTTCCGCTGCGAGACGTGCGGCGCCGCCTTCGTCAGGGACGACTCTCTGCGCTGCCACCGGAAGCAGCACAGCGACCCCGGCGAGCACCGGAGCGCGGGCCTGGTCACCTTCCCGCCCGAGAGCGGCGCCCCCGGGCAGCTGGGCGCGCTGGTCTCCGTCGGGCAGCTCGAGGCGCCCCTGGAGTCCAGCCAGTGCCTCTAG